The genomic DNA AAGCGAAATTGGGAAATCCTCGAATGTATCGGGGATTTTTTTGTTTAGAACGAAACTTTACCTTTGAACGTGACACTACTGAAATCGCGGTATTGGCCGTACATTCCATCCTTGCCGTCAGGGCCTTTCAAGTATAAATCGCCGATAAGGCTGAGGGTTATGGCGTCAGTTAGTTTGTAGTCGAATTCGAATTCGCTTGCTGTAGAGTAGTTACACAAATCAAGTGCCCCAGAAGCTGAAATGGTCAGGGTCTCGTTTAGGAGTGTCTTTTCTATGCTGAGGGTTGCTTGGTGTTCATACTGCTTGCGGTCCAAGTATTTTCTGTACTTGAAAACAACATCTGAAATGTATTGCGCGGTAATCGTCCAGCCGCCGCTCAATGTCCAGTCGAAACCGACAAGGCTTACAAGCTGGTGCCTTTGCTTGCTCGATGTAACCTTTTCTTCGTAGAAAAATTGCTCAATTTGGTAATCTGCGGTTGTCTGGATATGCCGCATAGGGAAGAACGCCGTTTCTAGACGGAATACAAAATCACCTGCTGGGATTGCTGCATCGGCGCCAATCATGGACATGCGTTTGTACTTGCCCGTAACATCAATCATGCCGACATCCTCTGCGGATTCCGGGGATTCATAAAAGTAGGGCGAGTATTTGATAAATGGCGTGTCATCCCATCCGTAAAACCCATACAAAGATAAGTCTGCTACAGATGTGTAGAAGCTTGCACGAAGTGCATATTCGCCATTGTTAATGTCTTTGTGGGGAAGTTCAAAATCGTCATAGAAAAAGGGGCAAAAAAATTGAATTCCGTCCATTTGGTCTGGGAACGAGTGTGCACGGAGCGGATTTTTGGCGGCGATCGGTAAAATGCTCGGCGTAAAGAAAGGAATGTAATAGGCATCGACTTGAGCTTTGTCAGTCAAGAGCGATAAACGCACTGCATCGATTCCGAGTTTAGATTCGTTATAATCGTTTGCGACAACTCTTGATTCATCAAAGGGACTTACGACATCTGCAATTTGAATGTCATCGGCTTTTCCCCATGAGACTATCTGGCGACCGATACGGAGCGCGAATATTCCGTTTTTCCAATCGATATAGGCTTCTTTTAGCCTTAGTGCGAAAGATCCGTCTTCGTCGATGAATCCGGACATTCCGTTAGAAGATTGGCTTCCTATGGCGTCGTGGATCAATTGGCCGTTCACATAGATCATGGCATCGTCGTAGAACGCCTTGACGGAGCCATCGAAAATGGTTTGGCCGAGCAAAAAATCGCCTTTCTGCTTGTGGGCGTTTGGGAGGCCTATGCCTGCTTGGGTTGTGAGGCTTCCGCTAAATGCGATTTCTTGCGCGTGAAGCGTTGGGGCTGAAAAGTGAGCCATTGTTGCAAATGCTATGGCTGGGATTGCCGTTGTGAAAAAGGAATGCTTATTCATACTTCCTCCTTTTCTTTGCCAAAGGGGTTTGCTACGTGCAATAGAGCGGGTGTAATTGTGTAGTCCGCAACCAACGCACTTGAAAGACCAACGATAACGAGAACTCCGAGAACCGCCAAGAAGTGCATGGGGCTAAACAGATAAACGCTGAACATGGAACACAAAATAATGGTCGTCAGGAACATCGTTGCTCCGATTTCGCGGAAGGTTGTTTCCATGGCCTTTTCGCTAGAACCCATTTGTTCATGTTTCATTTTCAGGTGTGTTGTTAAATGGATGGTGTCGTCAACGGCAATGCCTAAAACCATGGGCATCACGGTGATGGTGCTGAAGTCAAGGGCGTAATTGAAATACCCCATGACGCCACCCACGAGAATGACCGGAGCCACGTTCGGAATCATGCCGATAAGGCCAAGCTTAAGGCTTGAGAATGCGAATACGAGCATGATGGCGATGATGACAAGCGAAAACCCGAAGGACTTTAAGCCACCAAAGACAATGCGGTTGCTCATTTCGGAATAGCGAATCATGTCGCCAAGCAAGGTGCATTTTGCGCCTGGGAAAAGTTTGGCAAGTTTTGCTTTCAAAGCGTCCATATTGGCAAGGGCTTCTTCCGTTGCAAACTGCGTCATGTCCACGCTGACAACGGTTGTCTTGAAATCGTCATCCATGGCATCGCTAAAGTCGTTATGCATTTCAATCGATGAAAGTTCCATTAACTGTGCAAGAATGTATTCGTCTTCGGGGACAGTGTACATTGAATCTTTGCCCTCGTTGAGGGCGCGGTTCATTTCTTTCAGGATGCTTGTCG from Fibrobacter succinogenes includes the following:
- a CDS encoding DUF1302 family protein; translated protein: MNKHSFFTTAIPAIAFATMAHFSAPTLHAQEIAFSGSLTTQAGIGLPNAHKQKGDFLLGQTIFDGSVKAFYDDAMIYVNGQLIHDAIGSQSSNGMSGFIDEDGSFALRLKEAYIDWKNGIFALRIGRQIVSWGKADDIQIADVVSPFDESRVVANDYNESKLGIDAVRLSLLTDKAQVDAYYIPFFTPSILPIAAKNPLRAHSFPDQMDGIQFFCPFFYDDFELPHKDINNGEYALRASFYTSVADLSLYGFYGWDDTPFIKYSPYFYESPESAEDVGMIDVTGKYKRMSMIGADAAIPAGDFVFRLETAFFPMRHIQTTADYQIEQFFYEEKVTSSKQRHQLVSLVGFDWTLSGGWTITAQYISDVVFKYRKYLDRKQYEHQATLSIEKTLLNETLTISASGALDLCNYSTASEFEFDYKLTDAITLSLIGDLYLKGPDGKDGMYGQYRDFSSVTFKGKVSF